One Longimicrobiales bacterium DNA segment encodes these proteins:
- a CDS encoding ABC transporter permease, with protein sequence MRSGERLFRLALRLTPRAFRERYADEMLATHRLRMNDVRGGWLVRQAVMVRETRGVLWVALRLRARAWRSATPSAAPDARRPRILDGIAQDIRFAVRTLRRSPAYTAAAVVVLALGIGAGTAIFSALNAFFFRPLPFAEEDRLVMLYETNPEFGWTDASAAPANVLDWREQMSAFADVAAWSDFVDGTTYVADGEPVLLAASAVTGNFFDVLGVRPALGRGFRWEETWETGQPVAVLSHRLWVTHFGADPDVVGGVYDLGGNRVEVVGVMPEGFSFPSSDTELWYPWAWPAENREAVWFRRAHFVRPIARLAPGVTHEQAAAELELVVQRLQTSFPETNSVMGAGMMPARDFLIRQVRRPLLILFGAVALLLLLACANVANLTLVRGAERGREMALRHALGAGRLRVARQLLTENLLLAVAAGIIGIALGWAGVRAMAALTTLGIDGATSIALDVRVILFTLSATLASGMLFGLIPAIRSTGERISGTLIDGGTGASSGAGLRTVRTLVIAEVTLALLLVMGAGLMTRSFLLMRDVDPGFSTDGVLAVEVSIPSARYASRDEVLAFQDRLIEALESRPGIDRAGIIGQLPLAGPSWSSQFQAAGWPAERVGFEILHRRADAGYFAALDIPLVRGRMFEPRDRTSAVPVVLINETFAAEHFPGEDPIGQRIAYDRAPDESSIWYEVIGIVGDQNQVSPGVPARAEAFENRHQDWARTNWVVVRTAADPMSMMPTVRSVLSELDPLIPIAEARPLREVWRASMAREEFILTLLTIFGVVALLLAIVGVYAVTAQAARRRTREIGIRMALGAGAGDVIMLMLGRSLAMVGTGVVIGLALSLVANRALASMLYGVSPGDPLTAAGVVLILSVGAGIACYLPVRRATAVDPVRTLRQE encoded by the coding sequence ATGAGATCCGGCGAGCGGCTGTTCAGGCTGGCGCTGCGGCTGACGCCGCGCGCGTTTCGTGAGCGGTATGCCGACGAGATGCTGGCGACCCACCGGCTGCGCATGAACGACGTGCGCGGGGGCTGGCTGGTGCGGCAGGCTGTGATGGTGCGGGAGACGCGGGGCGTGCTGTGGGTGGCGCTGCGACTGAGGGCACGTGCATGGCGATCAGCGACGCCGTCGGCGGCGCCGGATGCGCGACGCCCGCGCATACTGGACGGCATCGCGCAGGACATCCGGTTCGCAGTGCGCACACTGCGGCGGAGTCCGGCATACACGGCCGCTGCCGTCGTCGTGCTGGCACTCGGCATCGGCGCGGGCACGGCTATCTTCTCCGCGCTGAATGCGTTCTTCTTTCGCCCGCTGCCGTTTGCGGAGGAAGACCGTCTCGTGATGCTGTACGAGACGAATCCGGAGTTCGGGTGGACGGATGCGTCGGCGGCGCCGGCCAACGTTCTGGACTGGCGCGAGCAGATGTCGGCATTCGCTGACGTCGCTGCGTGGTCCGATTTCGTGGATGGCACGACTTACGTAGCGGACGGCGAGCCTGTGCTCCTCGCGGCCTCGGCCGTCACGGGCAATTTCTTCGACGTGCTGGGCGTGCGGCCTGCGCTGGGGCGCGGGTTCCGGTGGGAGGAGACGTGGGAGACCGGCCAGCCGGTGGCCGTGCTGAGCCACCGTCTGTGGGTGACGCATTTCGGTGCGGACCCGGATGTGGTCGGCGGCGTCTACGATCTCGGCGGCAATCGTGTCGAGGTCGTGGGCGTGATGCCGGAAGGCTTCAGCTTCCCATCGTCGGACACGGAGCTCTGGTATCCGTGGGCGTGGCCGGCGGAGAATCGCGAAGCCGTGTGGTTCCGGCGCGCGCATTTCGTACGGCCCATCGCGCGGCTCGCGCCGGGGGTGACGCACGAGCAGGCGGCCGCGGAGCTGGAGCTGGTCGTGCAGCGCCTTCAGACGTCATTTCCCGAGACGAACTCGGTGATGGGCGCGGGCATGATGCCGGCGCGCGACTTCCTGATCCGTCAGGTCCGGCGTCCACTGCTGATACTGTTCGGCGCGGTCGCTCTGCTGCTCCTGCTCGCCTGTGCGAACGTGGCGAATCTGACACTCGTGCGCGGCGCGGAGCGCGGTCGCGAGATGGCGCTGCGACACGCTCTCGGTGCGGGGCGCCTGCGGGTGGCGCGTCAGCTGCTGACGGAGAACCTGCTGCTCGCGGTGGCTGCGGGCATCATCGGGATCGCCCTCGGCTGGGCGGGCGTGCGCGCCATGGCGGCGTTGACAACGCTCGGCATTGACGGTGCCACGTCGATCGCGCTCGACGTGCGCGTGATTCTTTTCACACTCAGCGCAACGCTCGCGAGCGGGATGCTGTTCGGCCTCATACCGGCCATCCGGTCAACGGGCGAGCGCATCAGCGGCACGCTGATTGACGGCGGCACGGGCGCTTCGTCCGGGGCGGGACTGCGGACGGTGCGCACGCTCGTCATCGCGGAAGTCACACTCGCGCTGCTGCTGGTGATGGGTGCGGGTCTGATGACGCGCAGCTTCCTGCTCATGCGCGATGTCGATCCCGGTTTCAGCACGGACGGTGTGCTGGCCGTGGAGGTGAGCATCCCGTCCGCGCGCTATGCCAGCCGCGATGAAGTGCTTGCGTTTCAGGACCGGCTGATCGAGGCGCTCGAGAGCCGGCCCGGGATCGACCGCGCGGGCATCATCGGCCAGCTGCCTCTCGCCGGGCCCAGCTGGTCGAGCCAGTTCCAGGCGGCTGGCTGGCCGGCTGAGCGTGTCGGCTTCGAGATCCTGCATCGCCGGGCGGACGCAGGCTATTTCGCGGCGCTCGACATTCCGCTCGTGCGCGGCCGCATGTTCGAGCCGCGCGACCGCACCAGCGCGGTGCCGGTAGTTCTGATCAACGAGACGTTCGCCGCGGAGCATTTCCCGGGCGAGGATCCGATCGGGCAGCGGATCGCGTACGACCGCGCGCCGGACGAGAGCTCGATCTGGTACGAGGTCATCGGCATCGTTGGCGACCAGAATCAGGTGAGTCCGGGTGTGCCCGCGCGCGCCGAAGCATTCGAGAACCGGCACCAGGACTGGGCGCGCACGAACTGGGTGGTGGTGCGCACGGCCGCCGATCCGATGAGCATGATGCCGACCGTGCGGAGTGTGCTGAGTGAGCTGGATCCGCTCATTCCGATTGCCGAGGCGCGGCCGCTGCGCGAAGTGTGGCGGGCGTCCATGGCGCGCGAGGAGTTCATCCTGACGCTGCTCACGATCTTCGGTGTGGTCGCGCTGCTGCTGGCGATCGTCGGCGTGTATGCGGTGACGGCGCAGGCCGCACGCAGGCGCACACGGGAGATCGGCATCCGGATGGCACTGGGCGCCGGTGCGGGCGACGTCATCATGCTGATGCTCGGGCGCTCGCTCGCAATGGTCGGCACGGGTGTAGTCATCGGCCTCGCACTCTCGCTCGTGGCGAATCGTGCTCTCGCGTCGATGCTCTACGGCGTCTCGCCCGGCGACCCGCTGACCGCAGCGGGCGTAGTGCTGATTCTCTCCGTCGGCGCAGGCATCGCGTGCTACCTGCCCGTGCGCCGGGCCACCGCCGTGGATCCCGTTCGCACGCTCAGGCAGGAGTGA
- a CDS encoding helix-turn-helix transcriptional regulator — MITPLTYTILLALADSDRHGYGIIKEIEARLGAAAAPSTGALYLALQRMEGEGLLTESPTRPGAHEDARRRYYRITRQGRAAVVAESARLERLVDAARQKDLLPRGADA; from the coding sequence GTGATCACGCCGCTCACGTACACCATCCTGCTCGCGCTCGCCGATTCGGATCGGCACGGCTACGGGATCATCAAGGAGATCGAGGCGCGGCTCGGCGCAGCGGCCGCGCCGAGCACGGGCGCGCTGTACCTGGCGTTGCAGCGGATGGAAGGCGAGGGTCTGCTGACGGAATCTCCGACGCGACCGGGCGCGCACGAGGACGCGCGGCGTCGCTATTACCGGATCACGCGGCAGGGTCGTGCGGCGGTGGTGGCGGAGTCGGCGCGGCTGGAGAGGCTGGTGGACGCAGCCCGACAGAAGGACCTGCTGCCGCGTGGAGCGGACGCATGA
- a CDS encoding ABC transporter permease, giving the protein MISDIMRAARYAARGLGRSPQFTLAAVITLALAIGTNAAIFSVVQGVLLRPLRFHDADRLVMLRHSAPGLGYDDFGISPGLYQLYRSSGPFASSGIYTEADVNVTGDAAAPARIAALRASRDVFATLGVTPEVGRVFDEAEDRPGGPAAVLLSYGLWEERFSGDVSAVGRSMQIDGEAHTIVGVMPESFEFPARDTRLWLPLALDTTEESYGNFSYQAVARLRDGVEAEQATAALRPVLDRLREDGPEAGDFTAFMDAGRLAAVVSPMKELVVGDVSRALWILLGTVGFVFLIACANVTNLFLVRAEARQKEMAVRAALGAGRSGLIGHYAAEALLIAGAGGVLGLALTWAALRALLAIAPPNIPRLHEVAIDPVVLAFTLLATALAAVLLGLLPTLRLTSPDVLATVSRSGRGGSAGRERNRVRKTLVVAQTALALVLLIGSGLMVRSFDNMRELEPGFDPANALTFRLSLPLSTYPDGASITQFHTELLERLRAIPGVQQAGATSHPPLAGCCSGTAHLIEDQPVEPGQMPPMFWYSSVSDGYFDAMRIPIIAGREFDSFDRDTARHNIIVSEAVATALWPDQEAVGRRIRPTSAPDWFTIVGVAGSVRDRALELEPSQMVYYPIAAGAGGQPQSMTYVVRTARPDAIAPLARAQVWAIDPNLPIAATATYEKIVADSMVRMSFTMLALVAASAIALILGAIGLYSVISYIVTQRTNEIGIRLALGAQPSEVRRMVVLQGARLAALGLVIGFIAAIALTRLMEGMLFGTTPNDPLTFAAVTAVLAAIALVATYVPALRASRIDPASSLKLE; this is encoded by the coding sequence ATGATATCCGACATCATGAGGGCGGCGCGGTACGCGGCGCGGGGGCTGGGGCGCTCACCGCAGTTCACGCTGGCGGCGGTGATCACATTGGCGCTCGCGATCGGCACGAACGCGGCGATCTTCAGCGTGGTGCAGGGCGTGCTGCTCAGGCCGCTGCGCTTCCACGATGCGGACCGCCTCGTCATGCTGCGTCACTCCGCGCCGGGTCTCGGCTACGACGATTTCGGGATCTCGCCCGGTCTGTACCAGCTGTACCGCAGCAGCGGCCCCTTCGCGTCCAGCGGTATCTACACCGAGGCCGATGTCAACGTGACCGGCGATGCGGCGGCGCCCGCGCGCATAGCCGCTTTGCGGGCGTCGCGCGACGTGTTCGCCACACTCGGCGTCACGCCCGAGGTGGGACGCGTGTTCGACGAGGCAGAGGATCGCCCCGGCGGCCCTGCAGCCGTGCTGCTCAGCTACGGTCTCTGGGAGGAACGATTTTCGGGCGACGTATCGGCAGTCGGTCGTTCCATGCAGATCGATGGCGAAGCCCACACGATCGTGGGTGTGATGCCGGAGAGCTTCGAGTTCCCGGCACGCGACACCCGACTGTGGCTGCCCCTGGCGCTCGACACTACCGAAGAGAGCTACGGGAACTTCAGCTACCAGGCCGTCGCACGGCTCCGTGACGGCGTGGAGGCGGAGCAGGCGACCGCGGCGCTCCGGCCGGTGCTCGACCGCCTGCGCGAGGACGGCCCGGAAGCCGGCGACTTCACCGCATTCATGGACGCGGGCCGGCTCGCCGCCGTCGTATCACCGATGAAGGAGCTGGTGGTGGGCGATGTCAGCCGTGCACTCTGGATCCTGCTCGGCACGGTCGGCTTCGTGTTCCTGATCGCGTGCGCGAATGTGACGAACCTGTTCCTCGTGCGTGCGGAGGCGCGGCAGAAGGAGATGGCGGTACGGGCAGCGCTCGGCGCGGGGCGCTCCGGACTGATCGGCCACTACGCCGCGGAAGCGCTGCTCATTGCCGGTGCGGGCGGTGTGCTCGGCCTGGCGCTGACGTGGGCGGCGCTGCGTGCCCTGCTCGCCATCGCACCGCCGAACATTCCGCGGCTGCACGAGGTGGCCATCGATCCTGTCGTGCTCGCGTTCACGCTGCTGGCCACTGCGCTCGCGGCGGTGCTGCTCGGGCTGCTGCCGACGCTCCGCCTGACATCGCCCGACGTGCTCGCGACCGTCAGCCGCTCCGGCCGCGGCGGCAGTGCCGGACGCGAACGCAACCGCGTCCGCAAGACGCTCGTCGTCGCACAGACCGCGCTCGCACTCGTGCTGCTCATCGGCTCCGGTCTCATGGTGCGCAGCTTCGACAACATGCGCGAGCTCGAGCCGGGCTTCGATCCGGCCAACGCGCTCACGTTCCGGCTCTCTCTTCCCCTGTCGACCTACCCGGACGGTGCCAGCATCACGCAGTTCCACACGGAGCTGCTGGAGCGGCTGCGCGCCATACCGGGCGTCCAGCAGGCGGGTGCAACGTCGCACCCGCCGCTCGCCGGCTGCTGCTCGGGTACCGCGCACCTGATCGAGGACCAGCCGGTCGAGCCCGGCCAGATGCCGCCCATGTTCTGGTACTCGAGCGTGTCCGACGGCTATTTCGACGCGATGCGCATCCCCATCATCGCAGGGCGCGAGTTCGACTCGTTCGACCGCGACACAGCGCGACACAACATCATCGTGAGCGAAGCCGTTGCCACCGCGCTCTGGCCGGATCAGGAGGCTGTCGGCCGCCGCATCCGCCCCACGTCCGCGCCCGACTGGTTCACCATCGTCGGTGTGGCGGGCAGCGTGCGCGACCGCGCGCTCGAGCTCGAGCCGAGCCAGATGGTCTACTATCCCATCGCGGCGGGTGCGGGCGGCCAGCCGCAGAGCATGACGTACGTAGTGCGCACGGCACGCCCCGACGCGATCGCACCACTCGCGCGCGCGCAGGTGTGGGCGATAGATCCGAACCTGCCGATCGCAGCAACAGCCACGTACGAAAAGATCGTTGCGGACTCGATGGTGCGCATGAGCTTCACGATGCTCGCGCTCGTCGCGGCATCGGCCATTGCCCTCATCCTCGGCGCGATCGGCCTCTACAGCGTCATCTCCTACATCGTGACACAGCGCACCAACGAGATCGGCATCCGGCTCGCGCTCGGCGCACAGCCATCAGAGGTGCGGCGCATGGTCGTCCTCCAGGGCGCTCGCCTCGCCGCGCTCGGCCTGGTCATCGGTTTCATTGCAGCGATCGCGCTCACGCGGCTCATGGAAGGCATGCTCTTCGGCACGACGCCGAACGACCCGCTGACATTCGCGGCGGTCACGGCAGTGCTCGCGGCCATCGCCCTCGTCGCGACGTACGTCCCGGCACTGCGCGCGTCGCGGATCGACCCGGCTTCATCGCTCAAGCTGGAGTGA
- a CDS encoding DUF1207 domain-containing protein, whose translation MRRIPGLLFVLLALGATSARAQSVQPWCFTGFHPGELAGTVFLPEGDLFCPLLADPKAERSFVSFLRGDFPALQAGVDVGEDMSIGAVGLGDAFPLVRFAGSTPGNGLQVAIVGSIFAQFDMGTESIDLINADYLVGVPVTFRWSGFSSRLRLYHQSSHLGDEFLLRTELQRENLSFEALELLVSQEFGPLRAYAGGEYLFNREPETLDQTLAHVGLEARAGQLRGVRFVAAVDAKMVEQRDWDPGLSARAGIEFAYWRDEEHPPRLWAILFEFYDGPSPYGQFFQEQVRWFGAGLHLSL comes from the coding sequence ATGCGCCGGATTCCCGGTCTTCTGTTCGTGCTTCTCGCACTCGGCGCCACGTCCGCGCGCGCGCAATCCGTGCAGCCGTGGTGCTTCACGGGTTTCCATCCGGGCGAACTGGCGGGTACGGTGTTCCTGCCCGAGGGCGACCTGTTCTGTCCATTGCTCGCCGACCCCAAAGCCGAGCGCTCCTTCGTCAGCTTCCTGCGTGGCGATTTCCCCGCGCTCCAGGCTGGTGTGGATGTGGGCGAGGACATGAGCATCGGTGCGGTGGGGCTGGGCGATGCGTTCCCGCTCGTGCGTTTCGCCGGGTCCACGCCTGGCAACGGCCTCCAGGTCGCCATTGTGGGCAGCATCTTCGCGCAGTTCGACATGGGCACCGAGTCGATCGATCTGATCAACGCGGACTACCTGGTCGGCGTGCCGGTAACCTTCCGCTGGTCCGGCTTTTCTTCGCGTCTGCGGCTGTATCATCAGAGCTCTCACCTCGGCGACGAGTTCCTCCTGCGCACGGAGCTGCAGCGTGAGAACCTGTCGTTCGAGGCGCTGGAGCTGCTGGTGTCGCAGGAGTTCGGGCCGCTGCGCGCCTATGCGGGCGGGGAATACCTCTTCAACCGCGAGCCGGAGACCCTCGACCAGACGCTCGCCCACGTCGGCCTCGAGGCCAGGGCGGGCCAGCTGCGGGGTGTGCGCTTCGTAGCCGCCGTGGATGCCAAAATGGTGGAGCAGAGGGACTGGGATCCCGGCCTGAGCGCTCGTGCCGGCATCGAGTTCGCCTATTGGCGCGACGAGGAGCATCCGCCGCGACTCTGGGCGATCCTGTTCGAGTTCTATGACGGTCCGTCGCCCTATGGCCAGTTCTTCCAGGAGCAGGTGCGCTGGTTCGGCGCCGGCCTGCACCTCTCGCTCTGA
- a CDS encoding VOC family protein codes for MKANPYLNFKGNTEEAFNFYRSVFGGEFAAVMRFRDFKDESMQVPEQERDRIAHIALPIGDSMLMGTDVLEGWPKPLTFGTNFYITIEPDTAEDATRIFNALAEDGEVEMALQATEWAELYGSLRDRFGVQWMLSYGDGAL; via the coding sequence ATGAAGGCGAACCCGTACCTGAACTTCAAGGGCAACACCGAGGAGGCGTTCAATTTCTACCGCTCGGTGTTCGGTGGCGAGTTTGCCGCCGTCATGCGCTTCCGGGACTTCAAGGATGAGTCGATGCAGGTGCCGGAGCAGGAGCGCGACAGGATCGCGCACATCGCGCTTCCGATCGGCGACTCCATGCTGATGGGGACGGACGTGCTCGAGGGCTGGCCGAAGCCGCTGACGTTCGGCACGAACTTCTACATCACGATCGAGCCCGACACGGCGGAGGATGCGACGCGCATCTTCAACGCGCTCGCGGAGGACGGCGAGGTGGAGATGGCGTTGCAGGCGACGGAGTGGGCGGAGCTGTATGGATCGCTGCGTGATCGCTTCGGCGTCCAGTGGATGCTGAGCTACGGGGACGGCGCTCTCTGA